A window of the Butyricimonas virosa genome harbors these coding sequences:
- a CDS encoding DUF5691 domain-containing protein → MSITDNVINIALLGTANREMTSGELPEDLVGILERLKENAADGEEVFYKGAAAFFAYYRSGLEPLKLKDPVPISEAGPETRPYVGQKAAAILSILLGEKYVNMLLFWYRKAVEREQLIPPEYLPQVLARVFQPGSQTAKRERQLLISLVGNRGRWLLPIMGYATLQEEADDTWETATHVDRKLILSRVRRENPVRGIEMLRAEWKNESAQHRAELLTCLEISLSVADEDFLEEVRGGDRSSTVRDEALRLLRMIPESRILRLFAETLKKHLHYRRLLGWAVDPIAYSEEFKKLGINEVSSNKGESDSDYILRQMAQFMPLSFWCEFFDCDPETAAQRMRKSPPFSKHIYLTDTILGYKDRDWAYHVLKDERVLQSPDLMQLVPLLSVEQREQLNLSGKVDRNFYISQWFGEDDSEWGERFSQGVLKMIYGMDYCYYDRPTCEALALRLPASMYDYVVALGASRESSASHWEFTVRLQQLLLMKKDIIQAF, encoded by the coding sequence ATGAGTATAACGGATAATGTCATAAATATAGCCTTATTGGGAACGGCTAATCGGGAAATGACTTCCGGCGAGTTACCGGAAGACCTTGTTGGGATATTGGAACGGTTGAAAGAAAATGCGGCAGATGGGGAAGAGGTTTTCTACAAAGGGGCGGCGGCTTTTTTCGCTTACTATCGTTCAGGGTTGGAACCTTTGAAGTTGAAAGACCCTGTTCCGATTTCGGAGGCGGGGCCGGAAACGAGACCTTATGTCGGGCAGAAAGCGGCTGCGATATTGAGTATTCTGCTAGGAGAAAAATACGTTAATATGTTGCTTTTTTGGTACCGAAAAGCGGTAGAACGGGAGCAATTGATCCCGCCGGAATATCTACCGCAAGTGTTGGCAAGAGTGTTTCAACCGGGGAGCCAAACAGCGAAACGAGAACGGCAATTACTGATCTCTTTGGTTGGTAACCGGGGACGTTGGTTACTACCGATCATGGGATATGCAACATTGCAGGAAGAGGCTGATGATACATGGGAAACGGCTACTCATGTCGACAGGAAACTGATTCTTTCACGAGTACGTCGAGAGAATCCCGTCCGGGGAATCGAGATGTTACGGGCAGAATGGAAAAACGAATCAGCCCAGCATCGTGCGGAATTGTTGACGTGTCTGGAGATTAGCTTGTCTGTGGCAGATGAGGATTTTTTGGAGGAAGTACGGGGTGGTGACCGAAGTTCTACCGTGCGGGATGAGGCCTTGCGCTTGTTGCGCATGATTCCTGAATCCCGGATTTTGCGTTTGTTTGCCGAGACGTTAAAGAAACATTTACATTATCGTCGTTTGCTTGGTTGGGCTGTGGATCCGATTGCCTATTCGGAAGAATTCAAAAAATTAGGAATCAACGAGGTGAGTAGTAATAAAGGCGAGAGTGATAGTGATTATATTTTGCGGCAAATGGCACAATTCATGCCTCTGTCCTTTTGGTGCGAGTTTTTCGATTGTGATCCAGAGACAGCTGCCCAGCGGATGCGTAAATCACCCCCTTTCTCAAAACATATTTACTTGACAGATACGATTTTGGGCTATAAAGACCGAGATTGGGCCTACCACGTGCTGAAAGATGAACGGGTACTCCAGTCGCCAGACTTGATGCAATTGGTACCCCTGTTATCCGTGGAACAACGGGAACAACTGAATTTGAGCGGAAAAGTCGATCGGAATTTTTATATTAGTCAATGGTTTGGTGAGGATGACAGTGAGTGGGGTGAGAGATTTTCTCAAGGTGTGTTGAAGATGATTTATGGTATGGACTACTGTTATTATGACCGCCCGACTTGCGAGGCGTTGGCTTTACGCCTTCCGGCTTCGATGTATGATTATGTTGTCGCTTTGGGGGCATCACGGGAGAGTAGTGCCAGTCACTGGGAGTTTACAGTTCGTCTGCAACAATTGTTATTAATGAAAAAGGATATAATACAAGCGTTCTGA
- a CDS encoding SWIM zinc finger domain-containing protein: MQLSEDQIIKLAPDAASVKAGKGLASVAKWVLRGASDRALWGHCQGSGKNPYQTQVDLQNIAFKCSCPSHKFPCKHSLGLLFLHASRPDLFMIGEEPDWVKEWLEKRAGKAAEKKEKADKPVDAEAQAKRQEARHKKVLNGVDDLQGWLKDLVRSGLLNVPERAQSLFAGISKRMIDAQAPGLAGMMRQLQEIHYFGEDWKYELTAGVSRAYLVSESYKHLDRLPLEWQDEIRTLVGYPQTKEDVLANGEQVSDEWLVVASESQQQDRLTVEYNWLYGRLSGRYALFLQFLVPGALAEMALLPGSVVVADVVYYKGVASTRVLFREQKGTGEPFIPLGKGCCTGIAGAMQIYRESVTRNPFTYEVPVLVSGVRFVIHEKQVWITDRDEYLVPLTVGEGCKLKGFAVTGGREFTGFFLAGERSWRVLSLWIEDKYYTLSNEYNG, encoded by the coding sequence ATGCAATTATCAGAAGATCAAATTATAAAATTGGCCCCGGATGCTGCATCCGTGAAAGCAGGGAAAGGATTAGCTTCGGTGGCAAAGTGGGTGTTGCGGGGAGCAAGTGATCGAGCGTTATGGGGACATTGTCAAGGAAGCGGGAAGAATCCTTATCAGACGCAGGTCGATTTGCAGAATATCGCTTTCAAATGTTCGTGCCCTAGCCATAAGTTTCCTTGTAAACACAGTTTGGGACTTTTATTTTTACATGCTTCTCGGCCGGATTTATTCATGATTGGGGAAGAACCCGACTGGGTGAAGGAATGGTTGGAGAAACGGGCAGGGAAAGCAGCGGAGAAGAAGGAAAAAGCGGATAAACCCGTGGATGCCGAGGCGCAAGCGAAGAGGCAGGAGGCTCGCCACAAGAAAGTGTTGAATGGGGTAGATGATTTACAAGGGTGGTTAAAGGATCTTGTGCGAAGTGGTTTATTGAATGTGCCAGAGAGGGCGCAATCTTTGTTTGCCGGAATTTCAAAGCGTATGATTGATGCTCAAGCTCCTGGTTTAGCGGGGATGATGCGACAGTTGCAGGAGATTCATTATTTCGGAGAGGATTGGAAGTACGAGCTGACAGCAGGAGTGAGTCGGGCGTATCTTGTGTCGGAAAGTTATAAGCACCTCGATAGGTTGCCCTTGGAATGGCAGGATGAAATTCGTACCCTTGTGGGGTATCCTCAGACTAAAGAGGATGTATTGGCTAACGGGGAACAGGTCTCCGATGAATGGTTGGTGGTTGCCTCGGAAAGTCAACAACAAGATCGGTTGACGGTGGAGTATAATTGGTTGTACGGCAGGTTGTCCGGTCGTTATGCACTTTTCTTGCAATTTCTAGTGCCGGGGGCTTTGGCGGAAATGGCTTTGTTGCCTGGTAGTGTTGTCGTGGCAGACGTGGTATACTATAAGGGCGTGGCTTCGACTAGAGTATTGTTCCGTGAACAAAAAGGTACGGGCGAACCCTTTATCCCGTTGGGGAAAGGATGCTGTACGGGGATTGCGGGGGCCATGCAGATCTATCGGGAGTCTGTGACCCGTAATCCTTTCACGTATGAAGTGCCTGTATTAGTAAGTGGGGTGCGTTTTGTAATACATGAGAAGCAGGTTTGGATTACAGATAGAGACGAATATTTGGTTCCACTAACCGTGGGCGAGGGTTGCAAATTGAAAGGTTTTGCAGTGACCGGGGGACGAGAATTCACGGGATTCTTCCTTGCCGGGGAGCGGTCATGGAGAGTGTTATCGTTATGGATAGAGGATAAATATTACACGTTAAGTAATGAGTATAACGGATAA